Proteins encoded within one genomic window of Haematospirillum jordaniae:
- a CDS encoding tetratricopeptide repeat protein, translated as MLASCGPVSEYGRVSLASDLQDRPPPLSSAFGQYLAGRQAQVEHDSTAAATYYQGALLHNPANIELARRTWYYMLVSGQSKNAIALAAATLPHDKGNTLAPLVVATGAAHEERWHDAQQILAPLKAQGLNSFVVPLMRAWILAGSGQHDQALETLRPMRQQRQLVPLHDFHAGLILDTAGRDAEAGYWYEKVLDGSSLSLRAAQIIAAYLHRNGKTEAALELFERYRREHMSSVLVDAALAEFRSSKGQDRPVRSASDGLSEALYGTASSIVQEKAWDAVLVFSRMALIARPDFSYAQLMIGDVLYEQRRWKEAAHILGSITKDTPLFWPARLKMAEAFEQDGLPDKARNVLNTLSDMHPETPEPLMLLGDLERRQNRWSAAISAYRSGLERLKGTTMPTWSAHYSLGMALERNGQWDEAEKHLLLALEQQPDHPMILNYLGYSWIDRGLHLERGKAMIEQAVAQRPDDGFIVDSLGWALYLLGDYQGAIAYLEQAVELEPADPTINDHLGDAYWKTGRTREAIFQWKRALSLKPEDAIAQSITQKLDKHAKSREGTSPQ; from the coding sequence ATGCTTGCATCGTGTGGTCCGGTCTCGGAATACGGCAGGGTCAGTCTTGCATCCGATCTTCAGGATCGCCCCCCGCCCTTGTCGTCTGCTTTCGGGCAGTATCTGGCCGGACGTCAGGCACAAGTGGAACATGACAGCACTGCCGCAGCCACTTACTATCAGGGTGCCCTTCTGCATAATCCCGCCAACATAGAGCTGGCGCGCCGCACATGGTATTACATGCTGGTTTCAGGCCAAAGCAAGAATGCCATTGCCTTGGCCGCTGCAACATTACCACATGACAAAGGGAACACGCTTGCCCCGCTTGTGGTCGCAACGGGGGCTGCCCATGAGGAGCGCTGGCATGATGCGCAGCAGATTCTCGCACCCCTGAAGGCACAAGGCCTGAACAGCTTTGTGGTTCCGCTTATGCGAGCGTGGATCCTTGCCGGGTCGGGGCAACACGACCAAGCACTGGAAACGCTCAGGCCCATGCGTCAACAGCGACAGCTTGTACCGCTGCACGATTTTCACGCGGGCTTGATCCTCGATACGGCAGGCCGGGATGCCGAAGCTGGCTACTGGTACGAGAAAGTTCTGGATGGGTCATCACTGTCCCTGCGGGCTGCCCAGATTATAGCCGCCTATCTGCACCGGAATGGCAAGACTGAAGCTGCGCTGGAGCTTTTTGAACGCTACAGACGGGAACACATGTCTTCCGTTCTTGTCGACGCCGCATTGGCGGAGTTCCGTTCAAGCAAAGGACAGGACAGACCTGTTCGCTCTGCATCTGATGGACTGTCCGAAGCCCTGTATGGCACCGCCTCTTCCATTGTGCAGGAAAAAGCATGGGATGCCGTTCTGGTCTTCTCTCGCATGGCCCTGATCGCAAGGCCCGATTTCAGCTATGCACAGCTGATGATCGGAGATGTTTTGTATGAACAGCGGCGCTGGAAAGAAGCGGCCCACATCCTTGGCAGCATTACAAAAGACACCCCCCTATTCTGGCCGGCCCGCCTTAAAATGGCTGAAGCGTTTGAGCAGGACGGCCTTCCTGATAAAGCCCGCAACGTCTTGAACACTCTCTCGGACATGCATCCGGAAACCCCTGAACCCTTGATGCTTCTGGGCGATTTGGAGCGACGGCAAAATCGCTGGTCGGCAGCCATATCGGCATATCGCTCTGGCCTGGAGCGGCTGAAAGGAACAACCATGCCGACGTGGTCGGCCCACTACAGCCTAGGCATGGCCCTAGAACGCAACGGGCAGTGGGATGAGGCAGAAAAACACTTGCTTCTGGCCTTGGAGCAACAGCCGGACCACCCGATGATCCTGAACTATCTTGGCTATTCATGGATCGACCGCGGCCTACATCTGGAACGTGGCAAAGCCATGATTGAACAGGCTGTTGCCCAGCGCCCGGATGATGGCTTCATCGTCGACAGCCTAGGGTGGGCCCTGTACCTTCTGGGGGACTATCAGGGCGCAATTGCCTATCTGGAACAAGCTGTCGAACTGGAGCCAGCTGATCCAACCATCAATGATCATCTTGGCGATGCATACTGGAAAACAGGGCGCACGCGGGAAGCTATTTTTCAGTGGAAGCGGGCCTTGAGCCTGAAGCCGGAAGACGCAATAGCACAAAGCATCACGCAGAAACTGGACAAACACGCCAAGAGCCGTGAAGGCACATCACCGCAGTAA
- a CDS encoding 4-(cytidine 5'-diphospho)-2-C-methyl-D-erythritol kinase → MTTSEKTVCVAAPAKVNLTLHLTARRDDGYHILESLVVFAGILDRITLEPADTFSLVIEGPQAHNLDALNPVDNIALRAARRMAALAGRKDGVRVVLEKNIPVSAGIGGGSADAAAVLHGLIRLWSFYPTKAALHELALGLGADVPVCLQGRSTIMEGIGDILHEAPPLPGFWLVLANPGVEVSTPLVFRAHAGDFLPPIRLTDTPRSAEDMAVQLRKGRNDLTAAAISLEPVIGECLALLTALPSCLLARMSGSGATCWALFSTEYEARTAAKALRTAKPAWWVAAAPALHTVDPFGLADSPVSFTGI, encoded by the coding sequence ATGACCACTTCTGAAAAGACAGTGTGCGTTGCAGCCCCAGCCAAGGTCAATTTGACCTTGCACCTTACGGCACGTCGCGACGATGGTTATCATATACTGGAAAGCCTTGTGGTGTTTGCAGGCATTCTGGACCGCATCACACTGGAACCGGCCGACACATTTTCATTGGTTATTGAGGGACCCCAAGCCCACAATCTGGATGCCTTGAATCCAGTAGACAACATCGCCCTGCGAGCCGCACGGCGCATGGCTGCTCTTGCGGGACGTAAGGATGGCGTGCGGGTGGTTCTGGAAAAAAACATCCCCGTTTCTGCGGGGATAGGTGGAGGCAGCGCCGATGCCGCAGCGGTCCTGCATGGCCTGATACGCTTGTGGTCCTTCTACCCCACAAAAGCGGCCTTGCATGAATTGGCTCTTGGTTTGGGTGCCGATGTTCCGGTGTGCCTGCAGGGACGTTCAACAATCATGGAAGGGATTGGCGACATCCTGCATGAAGCCCCTCCCCTGCCCGGATTCTGGCTGGTGCTTGCAAATCCGGGCGTAGAAGTCTCCACACCTCTGGTTTTCCGGGCCCATGCCGGTGACTTTCTCCCTCCGATTCGGCTGACCGATACACCCCGCTCCGCTGAGGATATGGCAGTGCAACTGCGTAAAGGACGCAACGACCTGACCGCCGCAGCCATAAGCCTAGAACCGGTTATCGGAGAGTGCCTAGCCCTTCTGACGGCTCTGCCGTCGTGCCTGCTTGCCAGAATGTCCGGCAGTGGAGCAACGTGCTGGGCACTCTTCTCTACAGAGTATGAAGCCCGGACAGCGGCCAAAGCCTTGCGTACAGCCAAGCCTGCATGGTGGGTTGCAGCCGCCCCGGCTCTGCATACGGTTGACCCGTTCGGGCTGGCGGACTCACCCGTCTCGTTCACCGGGATCTAA
- a CDS encoding GNAT family N-acetyltransferase, which produces MHIRTGELGDVCAATDVLRRSIVELCQADHGGSPERIALWLANKTPETVALWIDSESLRFVVAEDANCVVGVGAASVDGEILLNYVDPRCRFQGISRAVLSHLEAWISGRAYSTVMLTSTKTALPFYLAAGYRKSGPVDVWQGMPGYPLGKPLLRLPSETATVDVMTKD; this is translated from the coding sequence TGCGCGGCAACAGATGTGCTGCGGCGTTCTATTGTAGAGCTGTGCCAGGCGGATCACGGAGGAAGCCCTGAGCGGATAGCGCTCTGGCTTGCCAATAAGACCCCCGAAACGGTTGCTCTCTGGATTGATTCTGAGAGCCTCAGATTCGTTGTTGCAGAAGATGCCAACTGTGTTGTGGGTGTTGGCGCTGCCAGTGTGGATGGTGAGATTCTTCTTAACTACGTCGATCCTCGTTGCCGGTTCCAGGGGATTAGCCGGGCTGTCTTATCCCATCTTGAGGCATGGATATCCGGGCGGGCGTATTCCACCGTCATGCTGACAAGTACCAAGACAGCGCTGCCATTTTATCTGGCTGCTGGGTACAGAAAGAGTGGGCCTGTCGATGTCTGGCAGGGTATGCCGGGCTACCCTCTTGGCAAGCCGTTGTTGCGCTTACCCTCGGAAACCGCCACGGTTGATGTGATGACGAAGGATTAG